One Lacipirellulaceae bacterium DNA window includes the following coding sequences:
- a CDS encoding hemolysin III family protein, with amino-acid sequence MTAAFLAKLIPIPGFSEPFSSLSHLAGAVLFAALTVPLLRRAHKGLSDYRSRRIGLLIFSFGAVFLLSMSGVYHLLSPSGAGRQVLQRLDHAAIFVLIASSFTPIHLILFRGWGKWGVLVLIWSLAITAIVLKTVYFNEMPVMLGLLMYLGLGWVGLGTGIAIWRRRGFAFVAPILWGGLAYSIGAVLEFVKSPIIIPGVIQWHEVFHIAVLMGLAFHWSFIYSIADAEPRTDRITG; translated from the coding sequence GTGACTGCCGCATTCTTGGCGAAGTTGATACCGATCCCCGGTTTCTCCGAACCCTTTAGCAGCCTATCGCACTTGGCCGGTGCTGTTCTTTTTGCAGCGCTTACTGTGCCACTACTGCGTCGCGCTCATAAGGGTCTCTCCGATTATCGCAGCCGTAGGATCGGCCTGTTGATCTTTTCGTTTGGGGCTGTTTTTCTTCTTTCGATGAGTGGTGTCTACCACTTACTCAGCCCTAGTGGAGCAGGGCGGCAGGTTCTACAAAGGCTCGATCACGCGGCTATTTTCGTTCTCATTGCCAGTTCATTCACTCCCATCCATCTCATTCTCTTTCGTGGCTGGGGCAAATGGGGCGTGCTGGTGTTGATCTGGAGCTTAGCGATCACGGCAATTGTCCTGAAAACCGTCTACTTCAACGAGATGCCGGTGATGCTGGGGCTGCTCATGTACTTGGGGCTCGGCTGGGTCGGCTTAGGAACGGGAATCGCCATCTGGCGAAGACGCGGATTTGCGTTCGTAGCCCCGATCCTCTGGGGCGGACTCGCGTATTCAATCGGCGCCGTGCTGGAGTTCGTCAAAAGCCCCATCATCATTCCTGGTGTCATTCAATGGCACGAAGTTTTTCATATCGCCGTGCTGATGGGGTTAGCCTTTCACTGGTCGTTCATCTACAGCATCGCTGATGCGGAGCCAAGAACAGACCGGATAACTGGATAG